From Microbacterium sp. 10M-3C3:
GCGGCCTCGAAGGGGTCGAGGGCGTCGTCCGCCTCTGCGGGACGGGAGTCGTCGGATGCGACGCGGTGCACATCGCTCGCGAGGGCAGCCGGGTCGAGATCGGGAAGCGCGTCGATCGAGACGACGCCGTCGAGGGCCACGGGCGACGAGGTCTCGGGCGCGGCGGTCGACGTCGATTCGGCACGGGAAGTACGGGCGCGACGGCGGGTGAGGGGAGCCTCGACGGATGCGGCCGCCTCGCGCTGCGCACGTCGGCGGAGCTCGGCGCGCGTGAGGGCGGGGGCGGCGGGCTGAGCCGCCGGGGCGGATGCCGAGGAGTCGCCGCTGACCGCAGGGAGGGTCCGGCTGGAGCGCCGCAAGAGGGCGGGCTCAGCCTGGCGGGAGTCGGTCAAGACGCAGGGAACTTCCGGGTCGTGTCGTAAGAGAACGACAGGGCTTCAACACGGTCACAGCACTTCCGCCGTTCGGGCGGCGAAAGTAACGATCGGATAACCACACTAACCGACGTCCCCTGGGAATGCCATTCGAGGCCTCGGGTCAGAAGTCGAGGACCTCGACGAGGCGGTCGTAGATGCCGGGCGACGCGGCGATCGTCATGGCCTTGCCCGGGCGGTCGCCCGGCGCACCGGACACGATCCCGCCCGCCTCGGCCACGAGGAGCGCGCCGGCCGCGTGGTCCCACGGGTTCAGCCCCCGCTCGTAGTACGCATCGTGGCGACCGGCCGCGACCGCCGCGAGGTCGAGCGATGCGGCCCCCGCTCGCCGGATGTCGCGCGCGATAGGCATCACCCGCGCGAGCTGGTCGAGCGCCGCGGCGTGGGTCGCGGGGTCATAGCCGAACCCGGTCGCGATGAGGCCGCCCGCCGGCCCGACCTCCGCGTTGGTCCGGATGCGGCGTTCCCCGAGCCACGCGCCGCCCTCGCGGCTGGCCGCGAAGACATCGCCGGTCGCCGGGCAGTACACGACGCCGGCGAGCGCCTCCCACTCGGCCGGGTCGGCCGAGCCCGCGACGGCGGCGATGCTGACGGCCCATTCGGGGAGCCCGTAGGCGTAGTTGACGGTGCCGTCGATGGGGTCGACCACCCACGTGATGTCGGCCTCACGTCCGTCCGCTCCCGACTCCTCGCCGAGGAACGCGTCGCCGGGCCGCGCGGCGTCCAGGCGCGCGCGGATAAGCGCCTCGACCTCGCGGTCGGCCTCCGTCACGATGTCGGCGAGGGCCGACTTCGTCGCGGCGACGGTCACGCCCTCCTCGCGACGGCGCCGCGCCAGCTCCCCCGCCTCGAGGGCGATGTCGCGGGCGAGGGCGAGCAGCTCATCGGGCGAAGTCATGCCTCCACGCTACCCGCGGGCCGCCGATAGCGTGGGGGCATGACCGCCAGCTCCCCGGGCCACACGCACGACGTCGTCATCGTGGGCGGCGGGCACAACGCTCTCGTCGCGGCGGCATACCTCGCCCGCGCCGGCGCGAAGGTCGTCGTCTTCGAACGGCTCGATCACGTGGGCGGCGCGGCGGTGTCGGAGCGGCCGTGGCGCGGCATCGACGCACGTCTGTCGCGCTACTCGTACCTCGTGAGCCTGCTGCCGCGTGCGATCATGCGCGACCTCGGCGTGCACGTGGACCTGCGCCGTCGCCGCTTCTCGTCCTACACGCCAGACCCGGCCGACCCGTCGCGCGGGCTGCTCGTCGACACGGCGGATGCGGCGGCCACCGCGGCATCCTTCGAGCGCACCCTCGGCGACCCCGCCGAGGCTGAGCGGTTCGCCGCTTTCGGCCGGCGCCTCGGCCCGCTCGCGGCGGCCGTGTTCCCGTCCATGACGGAGCCGCTCGCGACGGCGTCGGAGATGCGCGCGCGGGTCGGCGACGACGCTCTGTGGAGCGACGTGGTCGAGCGACCGCTCGGGTCGATGCTGCGTGCGTCGCTCCAGTCGGATCTCGCACGTGGTGTCGCCCTGACCGATGGCCTCATCGGCACGTTCGCCGCCTCCGACGAGCCGTCGCTGCGCCAGAACCGGTGCTTCCTGTACCACGTGATCGGCGGCGGCACCGGCGACTGGGACGTGCCCGTGGGCGGCATGGGCCGGGTGAGCGCGGAGCTCGAGCGCGCCGCGCGGGAAGCCGGCGCCGAGATCCGCCTGGACTCCCTCGTGACCTCCGTGACGCCGGACGGCGAGGTGCACGTGTACTCGCGCATCGGGGAGAAGGTGCGCGGGCGGCTCGTACTCAGCGGCGTCGGCGACGACGTGCTCTCGCACCTCCTGCGCGAGGGCGGCACCGCCTCGCCCGAGGAGCCGTCCGCCGAAGGCGCACAGGTGAAGGTGAACATGCTCCTGCGCCGACTCCCCCGGCTGCACGACACGGCGGTGCGCCCCGAGCACGCGTTCGCGGGCACCTTCCACGTGAACGAGACGATGACCCAGCTGGATGCGGCGCACGCCAGCGCGACGGCGGGCTCCGTGCCCGACCCGCTGCCGGCGGAGATCTACTGCCACTCGCTCACCGACCCGTCGATCCTCGGCGAGGACCTGCGGGCGGCGGGAGCGCAGACGCTGACCCTCTTCGGGCTGCAGGTGCCGCACCGGCTCGTCGCCGGACGGGACCGCGTCGCGGCGCGCGGCGAGCTGCTGGCCGCCGCGCAGCGCAGCCTCGACAGCGTGCTCGCCGAGCCGATCGCCGAGGTCGTGTGGGAGGCGCCCGACGGCAGCCCGTGCATCGAGGCGCGCACGACCGCCGATCTCGAGGACTCCCTCGGCATGGCCGCGGGCGACATCTTCCACGGCCCGCTGTCGTGGCCGTGGCTCGACGAGCCCGCCACGACGCCGGCGGAGCGCTGGGGCGTCGCGACGGAGCATCCGCGGATCCTCGTGTGCGGATCCAGCGCGCGCCGAGGCGGCGCCGTCAGCGGCATCGGCGGGCACAACGCCGCGCACGCCGCGATGGAGCTCCTCGGGCTCTGAGGCCGCTCGGGGACACCCCTTACTGAGGCGGCGTCGGCGGCAGCGGCGGGGCCGGCGGATACGCCGTCGGCGGGCTCTGCGGCGGAGCCTGCGTCTGCGGCTGGCGCGGCTGCTGCGGGGGCGCCGGCGGCGCGGCGGGCGGGACCGGTACGACGGGCAGGGCGGGAGCGACCGACTGAGGCGCAGCAGGCGGGGCGGCTTGGTGCGGCTGCTGCGGGTAGGTGGGATAGCCCGTGTAGTACGCGTTCCAGTCCGGCGAGCCGTCCGGCATGACCGGCAGCGGCGTGACGCCGTCGACGAACGTGGGCCACGCGACCGGGGCGGCGGCCTTCGGCGCCTTGGGGGCGAACAGCGCGTTGATGAGCGGGATGAGGGCGGTGCCGACGGCGGCGAGGATCGTGATCGCCACGACGATGCGCCAGTACAGGTCGCCGAAGTCGATGAACTCGGAGAACGTCAGCGCGATGACGAGCATGAGGGCCAGGATCGCGACGAGCGCGACGGTCGCGATGTAGATGCCACGCGTGAACCCGGTCGCGTACCGCGCGAACGCCTTGGTGTACAGCCGCACGTGCAGGACGCCGGCCTGGAGGATCAGCACGATGAGGAGGAACGACACGAAGCGTCCGAAGCCGGAGCCGTAGTACGACTCCGGCATCCAGATGAGGAACGCGCCGAGCAGGAGCGTGACGACCCACACGACCATGCTCGTGAGCGCGAACCACGCCGGCCGGCGCGGCGCCAGCTGCGCGTCGAGGATCGCGACGCCCGCGAACCCCGCCAGGAGCAGGATCGTCAGGAAGGCCCGGCCGATGAGGCCGTTGTCGGGTCCGACGAGCACCCACACGACGCACACGAGCGCCGCGGCGATGAGCGCGCCGATCGCGACCCACAGCGCGACGCGCAGCAGCGCGCGGCTCCGGTCGGTGGACAGCGCGGCGTCAGGCGCCGGCGGGGCGTTCGGGGGCACGGTCATGGTCACGTCCTCTCGTGTACCCGCCCATCCTGGCACGCGCGTCTCATCCGGCCGCGCTGGTTCCGCTCGCCTGGGGAGGAGTGCTCCTGCTCCCCAGGCACCGGGATCGAGTCAGCCGCGCGCCGCAGGCACGTCGTAGCGGCGCGGCGTGCCGAAGCGGTGCGCCGTGAGCGAGACCGCCTGCTCGCGCACGAACGGCAGCATCTCCACGCGCCCCGCCGAGACCACGTCGCCGGCGTACAGCGCGACGGCGGGCGACCCGTCCGTCGCGCGCGCGAACTCCGCGGCCGAGCCGCCGAGCAGCCGCACCCGGCCGCCCGAGGCGGCGAGCGCCGCGGCACGCTGGCGCCATTGCGCGTCGTCCTCGATGCGCGCGGTGACGCCGACGCCCTCGAGCCACGCCCGCACCGCCGGTCCCGGGTCCGCGGCCGCGCTCACGGTCACCGGCGCGCCGGCCCGCACCCCGGCCGCGACGACGCGCACGAGCCGCGACGCCGGCGCCCCCTCCGCGCGGACCGTCACGGGCACCGGCGCGTAGCGGAACACGTTCTGCTCGACGTCGAGCCCGGTCACGTCGCGGGCGACGCCGAACTCGTCGCGCCACGCCGCGGCGTCGCTCGCGAGCGCCCCCGCGAGCCACGGCCGCTCGTCGTCGGGCACGGCGGCGAGCGCCGCAGCGGCGAGGTGGTCGCCGCGGCGGTCGGGCGCCCCCGTGACCGCCGCATCCGTCCACGACCCGAAGGCGAGCAGGTAGTTCGGTCCGCCGGCCTTCGCGCCCGGGCCGACGGCCGAGCGCTTCCATCCGCCGAACGGCTGACGCTGCACGATCGCGCCGGTCGTGCCGCGGTTGACGTACGCGTTGCCCGCTTCGATGCGCTCGAGCCAGGTCGCGATCTCCGACGGATCGAGGGCGTGAAGGCCCGACGTGAGGCCGTAGTCGACGTCGTTGACGAGGTCGATCGCCTCGTCGAGGGTCGCGGCGGTCATGATGCCGAGCACCGGACCGAAGTACTCGGTGCGGTGGAACTCGCTCCCACGCTCCACCCCCTCGCGGATGCCTGGCCGCCACAGTCGGCCGTCGTCGTCGAGGCGTCGCGGCTCGAGCAGCCAGCGCTGACCCGGCTCGAGGGTCGTGAGGGCGCGCAGGAGCTTGCCCTCGGCGGGGGCGATGAGCGGGCCGACGCGGCTGGCCGGCTCCCACGGCAGGCCCACCTCGAGGGAGGTGACGGCGTCGACGAGCTGCCGGCGGAAGCGCTCCGACGTCGCGACCGACCCGACGAGCACCACGAGCGAGGCGGCGGAGCACTTCTGCCCCGCGTGCCCGAAGGCCGAGAGCGCGACGTCCCGTGCGGCCAGGTCGAGGTCGGCGCTGGGCGTCACGATCACGGCGTTCTTGCCGCTCGTCTCCGCCAGGAGGGGCAGGTCGGGCCGGAACGAGCGGAACAGCTCCGCGGTCTCGTACGAGCCGGTCAGCACGACACGCTCGACGTCGGGGTGCGACACGAGCCGGCGCCCGAGGTCGTCCTCGGCGACCTGCACGCAGCGCAGCACGTCGCGGGGCACGCCCGCCTCCCACAGCGCCTCGACCATCGCGGCGCCCGAGCGGCGCGCCTGCGGCGCGGGCTTGATCACGACCGAGCTCCCCGCGGCCAGCGCGGCGAGGGTCGAGCCGGCGGGGATCGCGACCGGGAAGTTCCACGGCGGCGTCACGACCGTGAGCCGCGCGGGGTGGAAGCGCGCGCCGTCGACGCGGTCGAGATCGCGGCCGCGCTCGGCGTAGTAGTGCGCGAAGTCGACGGCCTCCGAGACCTCGGGGTCGCTCTGCTCCACGACCTTGCCGCACTCGGCTCCCATGACCTCGATGAGCTCCGCACGGCGCCGCTCGAGCGCGTCTCCCGCGCGGTGGAGGATCTCCGCGCGCGCGTCGGCGCCGAGCTCTCGCCAGGCCTGACCGGCCGCGACCGTGTCGGCGACGAGCGCATCCAGCGCCGCCGCATCCGAGATCTCCCCGGCGTCGGCGGTGTCCGCGCCCACGCGCGAGGCCGGCATGCGGTCCTGGATGGCAGCGGCCCACGCGCGGTTCGCGGCGATCGCGGGGTCGGAGTCGGGCGCGTTGCGGAACCCGCAGCGCGGTGCCGCCACCGCGGGGGCGGAGCGGTCCTGGACGCGGCGCGGCGCCGGGACGGAGGTCGGCATGTCGGCGAGGGCGGCGAGGAAGCGGTCGCGCTCGCGCGCGAACAGCGCGGCGTCGTCGAGGTCGAAGACCGCCGACATGAAGTTCTCCGCCGACGCGCCCTCCTCGAGGCGACGGATGAGGTACGCGATCGCGACGTCGAACTCGGCGGGATGGACGACGGGGGTGTACAGCAGGATCCCGCCGACCGTGCGACGCACCGCGGCGGCCTGCGCGGTCGCCATGCCGAGGAGCATCTCGATCTCGATCCCGGGCCGCACGGCGCCGGAGCCGGTCACGCCGCGGCGCTCGGCGAGCAGCCACGCCAGCGCGATGTCGAAGAGGTTGTGGCCCGCCACGCCGATGCGCACGTTCGCGGTGCGCTCGGGACGCAGCGCGTAGTCGAGCACCGCCTTGTACGACGCATCCGTGGCCTGCTTGGACTCCCACGTCGCCAGCGGCCAGTCGTGGATCTCGGCGTCGACGCGCTCCATCGGCAGGTTCGCGCCCTTGACGACGCGCACCTTGATGGGCGCGCCGCCCCCCGCCACACGCGCGGCCGCCCACTCCTGCAGGCGCATCATCGCCGCGAGCGCGTCGGGCAGGTACGCCTGAAGCACGATCCCGGCCTCCAGCGTGTGGAACTCCGGCTCGTCGAGGATCGTCGTGAACACCGCGAGGGTGAGGTCGAGGTCCTTGTACTCCTCCATGTCGAGGTTGAGGAACGTGCCGCCGCGCGCGGCCGTGCGGTACAGCGGACGCAGCGCCGCCACCGCATCGGCGACGGCCGCGTCGAACGCCCACGGCGTGTGGGGCGCGACGGTGGAGGACACCTTGATCGAGACGTAGTCGACGTCGTGGCGCTCGAGCAGCCGGCGGGTGCCCGCGAGGCGGCGCTCGGCCTCGGCCTTGCCGAGGATCGCCTCGCCGAGGAGGTTGACGTTCAGGCGCGTGCCCTCGGCGCGGTCGCGGATGCGGCGGATCGCCGCACCGAGCCGCCGGTCGGACGCATCCACGATGAGGTGGCGGACCATCGTGCGCAGCACGCGCCGGGCGATCGGCACGACGACGGCGGGCGCGACGGGGGCGGCGAGCGCGCCGATGCGGATGGCCGTCCGCAAATGCCACGGCAGGAACGCCGGCACGAGCGGCGTGAGCGCGCGGAGGTTGCGGGCGGCGACGCGGAGGTCTTCGGGGCGGACGACGCCGTCGACGAAGCCGACCGTGAAGTCGAGGCCCTTCGGGTCGCGGAGCACGCCGGCGAGGCGCTGGGCGGCGGCGTCCACGGGCTCCGCGCGGGCGGCGTCGAGCCACGTGCGCACGAGCACGACCGCCTCGTCGGCGAGGTCGGCGGGCGAGATCACATCGGTGTGCGGGGGCGCGATGGTCATGACTGTCCTCTCGTCGTCGCCTCATTGTGCGACCGCAACACCCTTCGGCAACAGCGACCGTTTACGATGGATACCGTTCGTCATTGCCGAAGGGTCGCCGTGTTCGATCTGCGCCGCCTGCGTCTTCTGCACGAGCTGTCGACGCGCGGGACGCTGACGGCGGTGGCCGAGGCGCTCTCCTACAGCCCGTCGACGGTGTCGCAGCAGCTGTCGCAGCTCGAACGCGAAGCGGGCGTACCGCTGCTCCGGCCCGACGGTCGACGCGTCCGCCTGACGGCGCAGGGCGAGGCACTCGCGGCGCACGCGGCGCGGATGCTCGCCGCCGACGAGCGCGCCCGCGCAGAGCTCGAGCGGATGCGGCCCTCCCTCTCGCCGGTGCGGATCGCCGTCATGCAGTCGGCCGCGCACGGCATCATCCCCGGCGCACTGTCCCTCCTCGCCGCCCGCGAGCCCGACCTCCGGCTCGAGGTCGTCGAGCTCGCGCCCGAGGAAGGGCTCTTCGAGCTCGCGGCGTACGGCTTCGACCTCGTCGTCGCCGAGCAGTACCCGGGGCACACGCGCGAGCACCGCCCGGGGCTCGTCCGCCGCATCCTGGGGCACGACGCGATCCGCCTCGCCCTGCCGCACGGCGACACGGCGAGGGAGCTCGGCCAGCTGGACGACCGCGCGTGGGTCATGGAGCCGCCCGGCACCGCCGCGCGCGAGTGGGCGACGCAGCAGTGCCGGGCGGCCGGCTTCGAGCCGGACGTGCGCTTCGAGCTGACCGATCTCACGGCGCACGCGCGCCTCGTTGCCGCCGGCCACGCGGTGGGGATGATCCCCGACCTCGTGCACGGCGGCGAGCCCGCGGGGCTCCGCCTGGCGGAGCTGCCGGGTCGTCCTCGCCGCGACGTGTTCACGGCGGTGCGCAGCGGCTCCGCGGAGCGACCGGCGCTGACCGTCGTGCAGCAAGCCCTGCGCGACGCGTTCGACGCTGCCTCGCCGTCCGCGTGAGCGTCGCGTCTACGCTGTGGCCGTGACGATCGACGACGGACGCGGCGCGACCATCATGTCCGCCGAGCGCGCGAAGGCCTTCATCGACGCCGTGGTCGCGATCGCGATGACGCTGCTGATCCTGCCGCTCATGGAGAGCGTGGGTGAGGCGGCGGCCGGCGGTCTGACCGCGATCGAATGGTTCGGCGAGCACTCCGACCAGCTGCTCAGCTTCGCCCTGAGCTTCGCGATCATCGCGATGTTCTGGATCAACCACCACCGCCTGTTCGCGAAGGTGGAGAACGTGTCGTCGGGGCTGCTGTGGCTGACGATGGCGTGGCTGCTGTCCATCGTCTGGCTCCCGATCGCCACGGCGCTGTCGGGTCAGCTGTCTGCGGAAGACCTCAGCGTGCGCGTCGTCTACATCGGCAGCATGATCGTCACGAGCGTCCTGCTGCTGCTCATCCGGCTCTTCCTGCGGGCCCATCCGCAGCTGCTCAACGGCCCGGCGAGCGACCTCGACCGCGGACTGGCGGTGGAGGCGGCCATGGTGAGCCTGTTCGCGATCGCGCTCGCCGTGTCGCTCGCGATCCCCGCGCTCACGTACTACCCGCTGTTCCTGCTGGCGCTCACGGGCCCGCTCGGCGGACTCCTCCACCGCGTGACCCACCGCGCCCGGTAAACGCGTCGTGGGCTCAACCGAGGTTCGAATCCCCACGTGCCCGATGAACGAGTGAAGCCCCCATGCGGGGGCTTTACTCGTTCGGTGGCGAGTGAGGGATTCGAACCCCCGAAGGCTATGCCGGCTGATTTACAGTCAGATCCCTTTGGCCGCTTGGGTAACTCGCCAGGTGCGCACCCGCCCGGCTTATGCAGTCGACCGGAGGCGCGATCAACAATGCTACCCCGACGCGGCGGGTTCGCCGAACCACGGCGGCGGCGCCGCATCCGCCCGGTCAGGCGTCTTCGAGGACGCGCTCGACGAAGGCCTCGGTGCGCCGGCGCGTGCCGTCGATCTTCATGTCGACGCTCGCGCGGATCTCGCTCGGCGCGAGCGGGAGGGCGAGGCGCACGTTCTCGTGGCACGACAGATCGGCGCACATGTACGTGCCGACGCTGCCGCCCACGTCGCCCGCCGACCCGGCCTTGCGCGCCGTGAACAGCGCGACCTGGTCGGCCGGCTGCATCGTGTGGCAGATGTTGCACATCGCCGACCTCGCCCGCGACGTGCCCTCGGCCGCGCGCAGCACGACACCGGTCGGCTCGCCATGACGCTCGGTGATGACGTAACCGCGTCCGCGGGTGCGCGGATCGCGCCACGCGAAGAAGTCGAGGTGGTCCCAGTCGGTAAGAAGGAAGTCGACGGGCATCGCCACGATGCGCTTCTCGTCGGGCGCGGCGTTGATGAACGAGTTGCGGATCTCGTCCTCGGTCAGTGCTCGCATGACCTCCAGTCTACGAACGCCGAATCCACCGGCGGCATCCGAATCCTGCTCGGTAGAATCGCCGAATGGCCGACAGCTCTTTCGACATCGTCTCCAAGATCGACCGGCAGGAAGCCGACAACGCCCTGAACCAGGCGCGCAAGGAGGTCGAGCAGCGCTACGACTTCAAAGGCACCGACGCCTCGATCGAGTGGAGCGGCGAGTCGATCCTCATCAAGGCGAACACCGAGGAGCGCGCCAAGGCCGTGCTGGACGTGTTCCAGTCGAAGCTCATCAAGCGTGGCATCTCGCTCAAGAGCCTCGAGTCGGGCGAGCCGACCGCGAGTGGCAAGGAGTACCGGATCGTCTCCACCCTCAAGGAGGGGATCTCGCAGGAGAACGCGAAGAAGATCGGCAAGATCATCCGCGACGAGGGGCCGAAATCGGTGAAGTCGCAGATCCAGGGCGACGAGCTGCGGGTGCAGTCGAAATCGCGGGACGACCTGCAGGAGGTCCAGCGACTCCTGAAGGCCGCCGACCTCGACGTCGACCTCCAGTTCGTCAACTACCGCTGACGCTTCCCCACCTCGCCGGTCCCCCCGAGTGAGGGGTTTTCCCTGCTGCGGATGAGATCCTTCTCACATCCGGACTCCGCGTCCGATGTGACCGGTAACGTCGCTCGTGCTGGCTGTTCCAGTTGGGGGCTGGAGGATCACGCCGGCGCGGTGCTGGGGAAACGACACCGCGTCCGACGGGTTCCGCGCCACACCGCGCCCCCGGGTAGCGGAGGCGCTGCCCGGGGGCCACGCTTCATCCGCGAGGAAGGCCGTCCGCCCATCGCGCCATGACGGCGTACGCGTCGTGCCGGGCGGCGTCGGCCGAGAGGAACACGTCGTGCAGCGCGCCGTCGATGCGCGCGAGCGTCACGAGCGCACCGATCCGGGTGGCTGCGCGGGCGATGTCGTCGACGACGAGCACCGAGTCGGTGCGGGTCATGTCGGGCAGCCAGCGCGTGGGCGGCGTCGACCGCGACGAGAGCAGCACGAGCGCCGGGCAGCCGACGTCCACCCCGTCGGCGATGCGCCGATGCCCGTCGATCACCGCGGCGAGCCAGCGCGGATGCGTCGCGAACCCGCGCTCGGGTCGCCAGCCCTCCGGCGCATCCGGAAGCGATCCGACCTCGCGCTGCGCGCGCGTGTAGAAACCGAGATCGACGACCGGGTGCGGGCCGAGCGGGTCGATGCGGGCGCGCGCGTTGATCAGCGGCGTGAGTGCCTGGCGGCCGACGGGCCCCAGCTGGAACTCCAGCCACGGGCTGTTGAGGATGAGGGCGGCGGCGCGTCCGGGATGGCGAGCGGCCCACAGGGTGAGCGTGAGGCCACCCGTCGAATGCCCGAGAAGTACGAGGCGCCGCGGCGACGGGAGCCCCTCCGCAATGGCGGCGAGCGCGGCGGCGATGTCGAGGTCGTAGTCGTCGAGGCTGTGCACGTCGCCGGGGCGCTGGTCGGCCCGCAGGCTGCGCCCGTACCGGCGGAGGTCGAGCGCGAAGAACCGCGCGCCGCGGTCGGTCCAGAACTCCGCGAGCTCGGTCTGGAAGAAGTAGTCCGACCAGCCGTGCACGTACAGCACGTCGACATCCCGCCACGACCCGGTGAGACGAGCGAAGGCGGTCGGCAGGTGCCGCACCAGGGTCGCGACCACCGGCTCGCCGTCGTCCCGGCCCAGGTCGAGGGTGCGCTGCGCGAACCCGGGCCCGAGGATGTCCTCCCGCCACGGCTCGCGCATGGCGTCACTCTACGGCCCGGGCACCGTCGGGCCGCAGCGCCCCCGGCGCGAAGCCCGGGAGGAGAGCCGCGCGGAGTCCCCACCATCCGTCGCCGCATCCCCTCCCGGACGACCGCTCCCCCGGGCGCCTTTGAGCTTCGCGATCGGGGCGGCCTCGCGGCGCCGCGGAACCCGCGGATGGGGAGGCCCGCCGCATCCGCGCCCCTGGGGAGGGCGGGTCGTCAGCGCGGTGCTGCGGGGCCGGGCTGCTCGGTTCGGGAGGAGATCCGGCCTCGGGAGGGCGGATACGCGGGATACGCCCTCCCCACGCCGGATTTCCTCCCCAGGCGGCCGGCGGAGCTTCCCTCCCCACACCCGGGTCCGCCGGTCTCCTCCCCCGCCCGCCCGCCGCGACAGGGCCTCGCCTCACGGACGGCGCAGGGTGAGGGGATGCCCGACGTCATCAGCCTCGTCCGCGCCCTCGACGGTGTGGCGCGCACCGCGACCCTCCGCGAGCGCGGCCTGAGTGACCACCGGATCGCCGACGCCGTGCGGCGCGGCGCGCTCTCGCGCGTGCGTCGCGGGTGGGTCGCGCTGCCGTCCGCCGACACCGAACTGGTCGAAGCAGCCCGCGCGGGCGTCGTGCTGACGTGTGTCACGCAGGCTCGGCGGCTCGGTCTGTGGGTGCTGGCGGAGCCGCGCCCGCACGTCGCCGCGCCCGGCCATGCCGGCCACGTCGCCTCGGCGGTCGGACACGTGCACTGGGCGGCGCCCGTCGTGCCGCGGCATCCGGATGCGCTCGTCGACCCGGTCGAGAACGTGCTGGCGGTCGCGGCGTCGTGCCTGCCGCACGAGGAGGCGCTCGCGGTGTGGGAGTCGGCGCTGCGGCAGGGGATGGTCGACATCCGGGAGATGCGTCGCCTCGACCTGGGCCCGGCCGCGCGCGCCCTGTGCGACGAGGCGGATCCCTACGCCGACTCCGGCCTGGAGTCCTTCGCGGTACCGCGTCTGCGGTGGCTCGGGCTGCCGCTGCGCCGCCAGGTGTGGATCGCCGGTCACCGCGTCGATCTGCTGATCGGCGAACGGCTCGCGTTCCAGATCGACGGCGGCCACCACGTCGGCGCGCAGCGCGAGGAGGACATCGCCCACGATGTCGCGCTCGGCCTGCTCGGCTATCGCGTGATCCGCGTCGGCTACCGCACGATCGTCGACGACTGGGCGAGCGTGCAGGAGCGGATCATGCGCGCGATCGCCCAGGGATGGCACCGCGCGTGATGCCGGAGCCTCGCCGCCAGCTCGCGCTTCGGGAGGAGATCGAGCCTCGGGAGGACGGATACGCGGTACACGTCCTCCCTACGCCGGATCTCCTCCCGAGGCGAGGGGCGCCGCGGGGCTAATCGCCGCGGGAGATCGCGACCATCTCGTCGCGCGGCACGACCTTGATACGGGCGCGCTCGTGCGGCGCCCCGAGCGCCATCTCGTGCTCGTCGAGGCGGTGCCAGCCCTCGAGGTCGGTCCAGGCGACACCGCGCTCGGCCAGCAGCGCGGGGATCGCGTCCTCCGCCGGGTCCTCCGGCTGCCACCACGAGCCCTGGTCGTTGATGAGGTGGCGCACCGTCTCCATCGCGTCCGACTTCGTGTGGCCGATGAGCCCGACCGGTCCGCGCTTGATCCAGCCGGTGGCGTAGACGCCGGGCACGCGCTCGTTGGAGTCCTTGCGGATGACCTGGCCCTCGTGGTTCGGGATGACGCCGTGGCGCTTGTCGAAGGGCACGCCCGGGAG
This genomic window contains:
- a CDS encoding TMEM175 family protein; its protein translation is MTIDDGRGATIMSAERAKAFIDAVVAIAMTLLILPLMESVGEAAAGGLTAIEWFGEHSDQLLSFALSFAIIAMFWINHHRLFAKVENVSSGLLWLTMAWLLSIVWLPIATALSGQLSAEDLSVRVVYIGSMIVTSVLLLLIRLFLRAHPQLLNGPASDLDRGLAVEAAMVSLFAIALAVSLAIPALTYYPLFLLALTGPLGGLLHRVTHRAR
- a CDS encoding FBP domain-containing protein encodes the protein MRALTEDEIRNSFINAAPDEKRIVAMPVDFLLTDWDHLDFFAWRDPRTRGRGYVITERHGEPTGVVLRAAEGTSRARSAMCNICHTMQPADQVALFTARKAGSAGDVGGSVGTYMCADLSCHENVRLALPLAPSEIRASVDMKIDGTRRRTEAFVERVLEDA
- a CDS encoding YajQ family cyclic di-GMP-binding protein, whose amino-acid sequence is MADSSFDIVSKIDRQEADNALNQARKEVEQRYDFKGTDASIEWSGESILIKANTEERAKAVLDVFQSKLIKRGISLKSLESGEPTASGKEYRIVSTLKEGISQENAKKIGKIIRDEGPKSVKSQIQGDELRVQSKSRDDLQEVQRLLKAADLDVDLQFVNYR
- a CDS encoding alpha/beta hydrolase gives rise to the protein MREPWREDILGPGFAQRTLDLGRDDGEPVVATLVRHLPTAFARLTGSWRDVDVLYVHGWSDYFFQTELAEFWTDRGARFFALDLRRYGRSLRADQRPGDVHSLDDYDLDIAAALAAIAEGLPSPRRLVLLGHSTGGLTLTLWAARHPGRAAALILNSPWLEFQLGPVGRQALTPLINARARIDPLGPHPVVDLGFYTRAQREVGSLPDAPEGWRPERGFATHPRWLAAVIDGHRRIADGVDVGCPALVLLSSRSTPPTRWLPDMTRTDSVLVVDDIARAATRIGALVTLARIDGALHDVFLSADAARHDAYAVMARWADGLPRG
- a CDS encoding DUF559 domain-containing protein, whose amino-acid sequence is MPDVISLVRALDGVARTATLRERGLSDHRIADAVRRGALSRVRRGWVALPSADTELVEAARAGVVLTCVTQARRLGLWVLAEPRPHVAAPGHAGHVASAVGHVHWAAPVVPRHPDALVDPVENVLAVAASCLPHEEALAVWESALRQGMVDIREMRRLDLGPAARALCDEADPYADSGLESFAVPRLRWLGLPLRRQVWIAGHRVDLLIGERLAFQIDGGHHVGAQREEDIAHDVALGLLGYRVIRVGYRTIVDDWASVQERIMRAIAQGWHRA